A single Xylanimonas cellulosilytica DSM 15894 DNA region contains:
- the sdhC gene encoding succinate dehydrogenase, cytochrome b556 subunit produces the protein MPEAPGGTLYRGREGMWSWVAHRVTGVLIFFFLLVHVLDTSLVRVSPEAYNEIIGTYRHWIMGLGEAGLVAAVVFHAFNGVRIILVDFWAKGPKYQRVMLYVVLGLFVVVMAGFLPRHLMNTFGGH, from the coding sequence GTGCCTGAAGCACCCGGCGGCACGCTCTACCGCGGCCGCGAAGGCATGTGGTCGTGGGTCGCGCACCGCGTGACCGGCGTCCTCATCTTCTTCTTCCTGCTCGTGCACGTGCTCGACACCTCGCTGGTGCGGGTCTCCCCGGAGGCCTACAACGAGATCATCGGCACGTACCGGCACTGGATCATGGGCCTCGGCGAGGCAGGCCTCGTGGCCGCCGTGGTGTTCCACGCGTTCAACGGCGTGCGGATCATCCTGGTCGACTTCTGGGCCAAGGGCCCCAAGTACCAGCGCGTGATGCTCTACGTCGTGCTCGGTCTGTTCGTGGTGGTCATGGCGGGCTTCCTGCCGCGCCACCTGATGAACACGTTCGGAGGCCACTGA
- a CDS encoding succinate dehydrogenase hydrophobic membrane anchor subunit: MDQQNTALIADPRAPYVRQRTTRSNFELYGWIFMRASGVLLLVLVFGHLFVNLMTGEGVHSIDFGFVGGKWATPFWQIWDLLMLWLAMIHGTNGVRTIVNDYASKDATRLVLKSLLYLAFVIVVVLGTLVIFTFDPCPPGATAELLPSFCPAAGA; the protein is encoded by the coding sequence ATGGACCAGCAGAACACGGCGCTGATCGCCGACCCCCGCGCCCCCTACGTGCGGCAGCGGACCACGCGCTCGAACTTCGAGCTGTACGGCTGGATCTTCATGCGCGCCTCCGGCGTGCTGCTCCTCGTGCTGGTCTTCGGGCACCTGTTCGTCAACCTCATGACCGGCGAGGGCGTCCACTCGATCGACTTCGGGTTCGTCGGCGGCAAGTGGGCCACCCCGTTCTGGCAGATCTGGGACCTGCTCATGCTGTGGCTCGCGATGATCCACGGCACCAACGGCGTGCGCACGATCGTCAACGACTACGCGTCCAAGGACGCCACCCGCCTGGTGCTCAAGTCCCTGCTCTACCTGGCGTTCGTCATCGTCGTCGTGCTCGGCACGCTCGTGATCTTCACGTTCGACCCGTGCCCGCCCGGCGCCACCGCCGAGCTCCTGCCGTCGTTCTGCCCCGCCGCCGGCGCCTGA
- a CDS encoding mannose-1-phosphate guanylyltransferase — protein MTDSRVIEDFYAIIPAGGAGTRLWPVSRQGAPKFLHDLTGAGRSLLQSTVDRLTPQAGADGIVLVTGAKHVAACREQLPDLAEESVLAEPLPRDSMAAIGLAAAVLEQRHGDVVVGSFAADQMVSGQAAFEQAVREAVAAARAGYVVTIGIAASRPSVAFGYVRSGEPLGVDGAPTALHVRGFTEKPDAATAREYLTSGEYRWNAGIFVARTSVLLGHLREQRPALHDGLREIAAAWDTPEREAVLARVWPGLEKIAIDHAVAEPVAARGGVAVVPGTFGWDDVGDFNSLAALLPSLDAGDKVAGVASDVVRIETAGNVVVPQSGRVVALLGVDDLVVVDTPDALLVTSRSRAQQVKSLVDALRERGLDELL, from the coding sequence ATGACGGACAGCCGTGTCATCGAGGACTTCTACGCGATCATCCCCGCCGGGGGCGCCGGCACGCGGCTGTGGCCGGTCTCCCGTCAGGGGGCGCCGAAGTTCCTGCACGACCTGACCGGCGCGGGCCGCAGCCTGCTGCAGTCGACGGTCGACCGCCTCACCCCCCAGGCCGGTGCCGACGGCATCGTGCTGGTCACCGGGGCCAAGCACGTCGCCGCATGCCGCGAACAGCTCCCGGACCTCGCCGAGGAGTCCGTCCTGGCCGAACCGCTGCCGCGCGACTCGATGGCCGCGATCGGTCTCGCCGCCGCGGTGCTCGAGCAGCGCCACGGCGACGTCGTCGTCGGGTCCTTCGCCGCCGACCAGATGGTCTCCGGCCAGGCCGCGTTCGAACAGGCGGTCCGCGAGGCCGTCGCGGCCGCGCGCGCCGGCTACGTGGTCACCATCGGCATCGCCGCGTCGCGGCCGTCGGTCGCGTTCGGGTACGTGCGCTCGGGCGAGCCGCTCGGCGTGGACGGGGCGCCGACGGCGCTGCACGTGCGCGGGTTCACCGAGAAGCCCGACGCCGCCACGGCCCGCGAGTACCTGACCAGCGGCGAGTACCGCTGGAACGCCGGCATCTTCGTGGCCCGCACCTCGGTGCTGCTGGGCCACCTGCGTGAGCAGCGACCCGCGCTGCACGACGGCCTGCGCGAGATCGCCGCCGCGTGGGACACCCCGGAGCGGGAGGCGGTCCTGGCCCGCGTGTGGCCCGGCCTGGAGAAGATCGCCATCGACCACGCCGTCGCCGAGCCGGTGGCCGCGCGGGGCGGCGTCGCCGTCGTCCCCGGCACGTTCGGCTGGGACGACGTCGGCGACTTCAACTCGCTGGCCGCCCTGCTGCCCAGCCTCGACGCGGGGGACAAGGTCGCGGGCGTCGCGAGCGACGTGGTGCGCATCGAGACGGCAGGCAACGTCGTCGTGCCGCAGTCGGGCCGCGTGGTCGCGCTGCTGGGTGTCGACGACCTCGTCGTCGTCGACACGCCCGACGCGCTGCTGGTCACCTCACGCTCCCGCGCGCAGCAGGTCAAGTCGCTCGTCGACGCGCTGCGCGAGCGTGGGCTG
- the sdhA gene encoding succinate dehydrogenase flavoprotein subunit: protein MQTHQYDVVIVGAGGAGMRAALEASKGARTAVISKLYPTRSHTGAAQGGMAAALANVEDDNWEWHTFDTVKGGDYLVDQDAAEILAKEAIDAVLDLEKMGLPFNRTPEGRVDQRRFGGHTRNHGEAAVRRACYAADRTGHMILQTLYQNCVKQDVEFYNEFYVLDLLTDHDLTTEELADDADVNATGVVAYDLASGELHVFQAKAIIFATGGAGKIFKTTSNAHTLTGDGMALAYRRGLPLEDMEFFQFHPTGLAGLGILLSEAARGEGGILRNADGERFMERYAPTIKDLAPRDIVARSMANEVREGRGAGPDKDYVLLDLTHLEPAHIDAKLPDITEFARTYLGVEPYTEPVPVYPTAHYAMGGVPTNVQGEVLRDGHNVVRGLYAAGEVACVSVHGSNRLGTNSLLDINVFGKRAGRAAAAYAATVDAHKPLPENPAAAVVAQLEDMRSRPDGERVADIRQALQQTMDANAQVFRTAESLSEAMATIKDLQKRYRNVSVQDKGKLFNTDLLEAIELGFLLDIAEVTVLAALNRKESRGGHYREDFPSRDDVNYMLHTMAYRRPPSASDVADGHVEGYFDHVENLDGYKVVLGSKPVTQTRYEPMERKY from the coding sequence ATGCAGACACACCAGTACGACGTCGTCATCGTCGGAGCGGGCGGTGCCGGGATGCGCGCGGCGCTCGAGGCCTCGAAGGGCGCCCGCACCGCCGTCATCTCCAAGCTCTACCCCACGCGCTCCCACACCGGCGCCGCCCAGGGCGGCATGGCCGCCGCCCTCGCCAACGTCGAGGACGACAACTGGGAGTGGCACACCTTCGACACCGTCAAGGGCGGTGACTATCTGGTCGACCAGGACGCCGCCGAGATCCTGGCGAAGGAGGCCATCGACGCCGTCCTCGACCTGGAGAAGATGGGCCTGCCCTTCAACCGCACGCCCGAGGGCCGCGTCGACCAGCGCCGGTTCGGCGGCCACACCCGCAACCACGGCGAGGCCGCCGTGCGCCGCGCCTGCTACGCCGCCGACCGCACCGGCCACATGATCCTGCAGACGCTGTACCAGAACTGCGTCAAGCAGGACGTCGAGTTCTACAACGAGTTCTACGTCCTCGACCTGCTCACGGACCACGACCTCACCACCGAGGAGCTCGCGGACGACGCTGACGTCAACGCCACCGGCGTCGTCGCCTACGACCTCGCGTCGGGCGAGCTCCACGTGTTCCAGGCCAAGGCGATCATCTTCGCCACCGGCGGCGCGGGGAAGATCTTCAAGACGACGTCGAACGCCCACACCCTCACGGGCGACGGCATGGCGCTCGCCTACCGCCGCGGCCTGCCGCTGGAGGACATGGAGTTCTTCCAGTTCCACCCGACCGGCCTCGCCGGCCTCGGCATCCTCCTGTCCGAGGCCGCCCGCGGCGAGGGCGGCATCCTGCGCAACGCCGACGGCGAGCGCTTCATGGAGCGCTACGCCCCCACCATCAAGGACCTCGCGCCGCGCGACATCGTCGCCCGGTCGATGGCCAACGAGGTGCGAGAGGGCCGCGGTGCGGGCCCCGACAAGGACTACGTGCTGCTCGACCTGACCCACCTGGAGCCGGCGCACATCGACGCCAAGCTCCCGGACATCACCGAGTTCGCGCGCACCTACCTCGGCGTCGAGCCGTACACCGAGCCCGTCCCCGTGTACCCGACGGCGCACTACGCCATGGGCGGCGTGCCCACCAACGTGCAGGGCGAGGTGCTGCGCGACGGCCACAACGTGGTGCGCGGCCTGTACGCCGCCGGCGAGGTCGCGTGCGTGTCGGTGCACGGCTCCAACCGCCTGGGCACCAACTCGCTGCTCGACATCAACGTGTTCGGCAAGCGCGCCGGCCGTGCCGCGGCCGCCTACGCCGCCACGGTGGACGCCCACAAGCCGCTGCCCGAGAACCCGGCGGCGGCCGTCGTCGCCCAGCTCGAGGACATGCGCTCGCGGCCCGACGGCGAGCGCGTCGCGGACATCCGCCAGGCCCTGCAGCAGACCATGGACGCCAACGCCCAGGTGTTCCGCACCGCGGAGTCGCTGTCCGAGGCGATGGCGACCATCAAGGACCTGCAGAAGCGGTACCGCAACGTCTCGGTGCAGGACAAGGGCAAGCTCTTCAACACCGACCTGCTCGAGGCGATCGAGCTGGGCTTCCTGCTCGACATCGCCGAGGTCACGGTGCTCGCCGCGCTCAACCGCAAGGAGTCCCGCGGCGGTCACTACCGCGAGGACTTCCCCAGCCGCGACGACGTCAACTACATGCTGCACACGATGGCGTACCGCCGTCCGCCGTCGGCCTCCGACGTCGCCGACGGACACGTCGAGGGCTACTTCGACCACGTGGAGAACCTGGACGGCTACAAGGTCGTGCTCGGCTCCAAGCCCGTGACCCAGACCCGCTACGAGCCGATGGAGCGGAAGTACTGA